A genomic window from Synechococcus sp. WH 8016 includes:
- a CDS encoding secondary thiamine-phosphate synthase enzyme YjbQ → MAFAQSLTQLEIPTKGKGFTRLNERIESWLGSKDIEQGVLHLTCLHTSCSLTINENADPRVLKDLAAWMEAVVPQDGKGPADAQGQRRRYLHDDEGDDDMPAHIRTALTSQTMTLSVQNGRLLLGTWQAVYLWEHRQLGSTRRVACHLVGEKPASSTQATSTQASSTQASSSQATETRATTTQTASNQTLLNLRNATRLNQQIQDRIQPEAWAEDGGNATDVDLLIDRLHDISDS, encoded by the coding sequence ATGGCCTTTGCCCAGTCCTTGACGCAACTCGAGATCCCAACCAAAGGGAAAGGGTTCACGCGACTGAACGAGCGCATTGAATCCTGGCTCGGAAGCAAGGACATCGAGCAAGGGGTTTTGCACCTCACCTGTCTGCACACCAGCTGCAGCCTCACGATCAACGAAAACGCCGATCCACGCGTGCTCAAGGATTTAGCCGCATGGATGGAGGCCGTTGTGCCACAGGACGGCAAAGGACCAGCAGACGCCCAAGGCCAACGGCGGCGTTATCTCCATGACGACGAAGGAGACGACGACATGCCTGCTCACATCCGAACGGCCCTCACCAGTCAGACCATGACACTTAGCGTTCAAAACGGTCGCTTGCTCTTGGGCACCTGGCAAGCGGTGTATCTGTGGGAGCATCGCCAACTCGGAAGCACACGGCGCGTCGCTTGCCACTTGGTCGGAGAGAAGCCGGCAAGCTCAACACAGGCAACCTCAACACAGGCATCCTCAACACAGGCATCCTCATCACAGGCAACCGAAACACGTGCAACCACAACCCAAACAGCGAGCAACCAAACCCTGCTCAATCTGCGCAACGCCACACGATTGAATCAACAAATTCAAGACAGAATTCAACCCGAAGCCTGGGCTGAAGATGGTGGGAATGCAACCGATGTTGACCTCTTAATTGACAGATTGCATGACATCAGCGACAGCTGA
- a CDS encoding MBL fold metallo-hydrolase, with protein MRSQATYFGANGWLLEIADLRVLVDPWLSGPLVFPPGAWMLRGELPHPWPVPENLDLLLLTQGLADHCHQPSLKLLPRDLPVVGSAAAANVVNRLGFEQIETLKPGETCTIKGLSIEATAGAAVPNVENGYLLDWSDGSLYLEPHGVLDPKLASRPVDTVITPVIDLGLPLAGNFITGASVLPDLIQRFTPRTVLASTTGGDVTFSGLISTLLQGATIKEQPDPRVVIPVPGEPFGLEAHTASPETINTAKP; from the coding sequence ATGAGGTCTCAAGCCACGTATTTCGGAGCCAATGGCTGGCTTTTGGAAATCGCTGATCTTCGTGTCCTCGTCGACCCCTGGCTCAGTGGCCCCTTGGTGTTCCCACCTGGAGCCTGGATGTTGCGCGGCGAACTGCCCCACCCCTGGCCTGTTCCGGAGAATCTTGACCTGCTTCTGCTGACCCAAGGACTCGCTGATCATTGCCACCAACCAAGCCTGAAACTGCTGCCGCGCGACCTGCCTGTGGTGGGCTCTGCAGCTGCCGCAAACGTGGTGAACCGTTTGGGTTTTGAACAGATTGAAACCCTCAAACCGGGTGAAACCTGCACCATCAAGGGGCTCAGCATCGAGGCCACAGCAGGCGCGGCGGTGCCCAATGTGGAAAACGGTTACCTCCTTGATTGGTCCGATGGGTCGTTGTATCTCGAGCCCCACGGCGTGCTCGATCCCAAACTGGCCTCCCGGCCTGTCGATACCGTGATTACGCCGGTGATCGACCTCGGCTTACCACTCGCCGGTAACTTCATTACCGGTGCCAGCGTGCTTCCAGACTTGATTCAACGCTTCACTCCCCGCACGGTGCTGGCCAGTACAACGGGTGGAGACGTGACCTTCAGCGGACTGATCAGCACCCTCCTGCAAGGGGCGACGATCAAAGAGCAGCCTGATCCACGCGTTGTCATCCCAGTGCCTGGCGAGCCTTTCGGACTAGAAGCCCACACGGCAAGCCCAGAAACAATCAACACCGCTAAACCGTAG
- a CDS encoding EamA family transporter, protein MGVIAGLVAALAWTFASSLWRGLSTSLTALELNGLKNAIACALLLPVLLFLPWADESQALLWLLISGGLGISLGDSFYLAALRRLGTRRTLTLEALAPLLAALGGLVVMGESIQGQAWVGAAMVSLSVLLVARQSPPDSTRDRDRSRSVQWQGIVLALLAVLCGVSGAAVSRSVLISTDLTAWQSAATRLLGGLLLLLPWLRIRTLFPKPRPNHRRWPRVLLATLLGTNFGIVLQQVVLKQLPLGIGITVLSTAPVMALLVAAPEGDHPRAAGVCASLLAVSGVALAVLA, encoded by the coding sequence ATGGGCGTTATCGCGGGGTTGGTCGCAGCGCTGGCTTGGACCTTTGCAAGCAGCCTTTGGCGTGGCCTCTCCACCTCACTGACGGCTCTTGAACTGAACGGGCTGAAAAACGCGATCGCCTGTGCCCTGTTGCTGCCGGTGCTCTTGTTCCTGCCATGGGCAGATGAGAGCCAAGCCCTGCTCTGGCTGTTGATCAGCGGTGGGCTCGGCATCTCCTTAGGAGACAGCTTTTATCTGGCCGCCCTTCGTCGTCTTGGCACAAGACGCACCCTCACGCTTGAGGCTCTGGCACCGTTGCTCGCAGCCCTCGGCGGACTCGTCGTGATGGGCGAAAGCATTCAAGGGCAAGCGTGGGTAGGCGCCGCCATGGTGTCCCTATCGGTTTTGCTTGTGGCGCGTCAAAGTCCACCAGACAGCACGCGCGATCGCGATCGCAGTCGGAGCGTGCAGTGGCAAGGGATTGTCTTGGCGCTACTCGCCGTGTTGTGTGGAGTGAGCGGAGCAGCCGTCTCCCGCAGCGTTTTGATCAGCACGGATCTCACGGCATGGCAAAGCGCAGCCACTCGCCTGTTGGGAGGGTTGTTGCTCCTGCTGCCATGGCTGCGGATCCGCACCCTGTTCCCGAAGCCCCGCCCAAACCACAGGCGCTGGCCAAGAGTGCTGTTGGCCACCCTGCTCGGCACCAATTTTGGGATTGTGTTGCAGCAGGTGGTGTTGAAGCAATTACCCCTCGGTATCGGCATCACGGTTCTCAGCACGGCCCCCGTGATGGCTTTATTGGTTGCAGCACCGGAAGGCGACCATCCACGAGCAGCTGGCGTGTGTGCATCACTCCTGGCGGTGAGCGGAGTTGCCCTCGCCGTTCTCGCCTAA
- a CDS encoding 2Fe-2S iron-sulfur cluster-binding protein encodes MENQQSAITIQWPNGSQSQCSKGDDWLGAAQAAGVHIPTGCLGGSCGACEIEVNGQTVRACISTVPASSSGSLRVEFATDPYW; translated from the coding sequence ATGGAGAACCAACAGTCCGCCATCACGATTCAATGGCCAAACGGGAGCCAAAGTCAGTGCTCCAAAGGTGATGACTGGCTCGGGGCGGCGCAAGCGGCAGGCGTCCACATTCCAACCGGTTGTCTCGGGGGCAGTTGTGGAGCCTGTGAAATTGAAGTGAATGGTCAGACGGTGCGTGCCTGTATCAGCACGGTGCCGGCTTCAAGCTCCGGATCCCTTCGCGTGGAATTCGCCACAGACCCCTATTGGTAG
- a CDS encoding cobyric acid synthase translates to MVLGTSSGAGKTLMTAALCRVLKRHGEQPLPFKGQNMSNNAWVDASGGEMAYSQAMQAWAAKLEPCCAMNPVLLKPKGDSTSEVIHSGHSVGTARAEHYYRDWFRPGWKAIRSGLAELQQQWPDGRLVLEGAGSPVEVNLQKRDLTNLRLAQYLRANCLLVADIERGGVFAQIVGTLALLRPVERPLVKGILINRFRGRRELFDEGRTWLEDHTGVPVLGVMPWLNDVFPPEDSLDLLERKPTRGPTDLEIAVLKLPSLSNFSDLDPLETEPSVKLRWVAPGEDLGKPDAVVIPGSKQTLRDLAAIHHSGLGDALCAYAFNGGHVFGICGGMQMLGETLGDPEGLEGGGSSQTNNHQGLGLLPLHTLFSADKALKQRSSVARWPNGGSTLKLEGFELHHGRTTATETCQTLCLDAELGWVNPIGEQGGLVAGTYLHGVFESGPWRRRWLNQLRERKGLPPLREDQPHHSRQRDALLDRLADAFEQHIQLAPLLSNRPNG, encoded by the coding sequence ATGGTGCTTGGCACCTCGAGTGGTGCCGGCAAAACCCTGATGACAGCCGCTCTCTGCCGGGTGCTGAAACGACATGGAGAGCAACCCTTGCCCTTCAAAGGGCAAAACATGAGCAACAACGCCTGGGTGGATGCGTCCGGAGGCGAAATGGCCTATTCCCAAGCGATGCAGGCCTGGGCCGCAAAACTCGAACCCTGCTGCGCCATGAACCCAGTGCTGCTCAAGCCGAAAGGCGACAGCACGAGCGAAGTGATCCACTCCGGCCACAGCGTCGGCACCGCCAGAGCGGAACACTATTACCGCGATTGGTTTCGCCCAGGCTGGAAAGCGATTCGCAGCGGATTAGCCGAGCTGCAACAGCAATGGCCCGATGGACGGTTGGTGCTGGAAGGTGCCGGCAGTCCCGTGGAGGTGAACCTGCAAAAACGCGACCTCACCAACCTGAGGCTGGCGCAATATCTGCGAGCCAACTGCTTGCTCGTTGCCGACATCGAACGGGGAGGCGTGTTTGCCCAAATCGTTGGCACCCTCGCCTTGCTTCGGCCTGTGGAACGCCCTCTGGTGAAAGGGATCTTGATCAACCGCTTTCGCGGGCGCCGAGAACTTTTTGATGAAGGAAGAACCTGGCTCGAAGACCACACCGGAGTGCCGGTGCTTGGCGTCATGCCATGGCTCAACGATGTCTTCCCACCGGAAGACTCCCTCGACTTACTTGAGCGAAAACCCACCCGAGGACCCACGGACCTCGAGATTGCTGTGCTCAAACTGCCTTCCCTCAGCAACTTCTCGGATCTCGATCCCCTCGAAACCGAACCATCCGTGAAACTGCGCTGGGTCGCCCCGGGCGAAGACCTTGGCAAACCCGATGCCGTTGTGATCCCAGGCAGCAAACAAACCCTCCGCGATCTTGCCGCCATCCATCACAGCGGCCTGGGGGACGCTCTTTGCGCCTACGCCTTCAACGGTGGACACGTCTTTGGCATCTGCGGCGGGATGCAAATGTTGGGCGAAACATTGGGCGATCCGGAAGGTCTTGAAGGAGGCGGCTCATCCCAAACCAACAACCATCAAGGCCTAGGACTCCTGCCGCTTCATACGCTGTTTTCCGCCGACAAAGCCCTCAAGCAGCGCAGCAGTGTGGCCCGCTGGCCCAATGGAGGCAGCACTCTCAAGCTCGAAGGATTTGAACTGCACCATGGCCGCACCACTGCGACTGAAACCTGCCAAACGCTCTGCCTTGATGCAGAGCTTGGCTGGGTCAATCCCATCGGCGAGCAAGGAGGTCTTGTGGCAGGCACCTATCTGCATGGAGTGTTTGAGAGTGGCCCTTGGCGCCGACGGTGGCTGAATCAGCTGAGAGAGCGCAAGGGATTACCACCCCTTCGTGAGGATCAACCACATCACAGCCGTCAGCGAGATGCCCTGCTCGATCGCCTCGCTGATGCCTTCGAGCAACACATCCAGCTCGCCCCCCTGCTCAGCAACCGTCCAAACGGTTGA
- a CDS encoding MlaD family protein, which produces MTLSPRQQGHRKDRLLFLGSGLLLVVFVLVGFAKAQRWGTRFVDIYIKASDVNGLNHGEDIRIAGIVAGQVGTMHLDDQGDVKVTLKIEENKAHLIGPSSKASLAKEGLIGEPYLVITADPRPREQAQEIQGRTIGYDEPINIDALLKELASSQQLLNLTLRNTTALTAENGSISTAFHSTRRLAESLQKEVTAAAPVVRESIASVAKDVHAVSQSTEAVEQDTRSFIQETQPLVVESLKDADQLTRSSQELIDILRHLFGSWLEPVNGGGEDVLEKQSSMPQEEQPIPRQE; this is translated from the coding sequence ATGACGCTTTCTCCCAGACAACAAGGACACCGAAAAGACCGTCTTCTCTTCCTGGGATCAGGCCTTCTGCTGGTTGTGTTTGTCCTCGTGGGGTTTGCCAAAGCGCAGCGCTGGGGCACCCGGTTTGTTGACATCTACATCAAAGCCAGCGACGTCAATGGACTGAACCACGGAGAAGACATCCGCATTGCCGGCATCGTGGCGGGTCAAGTGGGAACGATGCATCTCGATGATCAAGGCGACGTGAAGGTCACGCTCAAGATTGAGGAAAACAAAGCCCATCTGATCGGGCCTTCCAGCAAGGCAAGTCTCGCCAAAGAGGGGTTGATCGGCGAGCCCTATCTCGTGATCACTGCCGATCCCAGACCACGGGAACAAGCCCAGGAGATACAAGGCCGCACAATCGGCTACGACGAACCGATCAATATCGATGCCCTGCTCAAAGAGCTGGCCAGCTCTCAACAACTACTGAATCTCACGCTGCGTAATACCACCGCCTTAACAGCAGAAAACGGGAGCATCAGCACAGCCTTTCATTCCACCCGTCGTCTTGCGGAGTCGTTGCAAAAGGAAGTCACAGCCGCGGCCCCCGTGGTGCGGGAATCGATCGCCAGCGTGGCCAAAGATGTTCACGCCGTAAGCCAATCGACCGAGGCTGTGGAGCAAGACACGCGATCCTTCATTCAAGAAACCCAACCTTTGGTTGTTGAGTCGCTCAAGGATGCCGATCAACTCACCCGTTCCAGTCAGGAGTTAATTGATATTTTGCGCCATCTGTTTGGCTCCTGGTTAGAGCCTGTTAATGGTGGCGGTGAAGACGTTCTCGAGAAACAGAGCTCGATGCCCCAAGAAGAGCAACCCATTCCACGACAGGAATGA
- a CDS encoding Npun_F0494 family protein encodes MLVTATLGIKREENDLRSGKVVTSSTTLVSERALKRARQAMRCLPFRRAFYDDLEHEARSSTQLSSQKDWMAISRKPLSRSSTEDDLIWLIQVGVLRREVDGQGLTERVRLTPMGRDLLDHWDGEIPRADALQVMHHWLRRHRPRL; translated from the coding sequence ATGCTGGTCACAGCCACGCTCGGAATCAAGCGGGAAGAGAATGATCTCCGAAGCGGCAAGGTCGTGACCTCATCCACCACCCTGGTATCGGAACGAGCCTTGAAGCGGGCACGTCAGGCCATGCGCTGTCTTCCCTTTCGCCGCGCGTTCTATGACGACCTAGAACACGAAGCCCGAAGCAGCACCCAGCTCAGCAGCCAAAAGGATTGGATGGCTATCAGCCGCAAACCTCTCTCTCGCTCGAGCACGGAAGACGATCTGATCTGGCTCATTCAAGTGGGCGTGCTTCGCCGCGAAGTGGATGGCCAAGGGCTCACAGAGCGGGTGCGGCTCACGCCGATGGGACGCGACCTCCTCGATCATTGGGATGGTGAGATTCCAAGGGCAGATGCACTACAAGTGATGCATCACTGGCTGCGCAGGCATCGTCCCCGGCTATGA
- a CDS encoding nucleoside triphosphate pyrophosphatase: MLLLASASPARRRLLEQAQIPHQVRVSGVDEDQIQHPDPAQLVQLLAEAKALAVQRTLAQSAERNPLITAVLGCDSVLAFEGEVFGKPVDANEAVERWQRMRGRWAELHTGHCLLPASLALSRNGSAAEMQRTCVTTRVLFANLTDAEVKAYVASGEPLQCAGGFALEGRGGCCVEQLDGCYSNVIGLSLPLLRRWLALS; encoded by the coding sequence GTGTTGCTGTTGGCATCCGCGTCTCCAGCCAGACGCCGTCTGTTGGAGCAAGCGCAGATCCCCCATCAGGTGAGGGTGAGCGGCGTGGATGAGGATCAGATTCAGCATCCTGATCCAGCCCAGTTGGTGCAGCTATTGGCGGAGGCCAAGGCATTGGCTGTGCAGCGGACCCTTGCCCAGAGTGCTGAGCGCAATCCCTTGATTACGGCCGTGCTCGGTTGTGATTCGGTGCTTGCGTTTGAGGGCGAGGTGTTTGGTAAGCCTGTGGATGCGAATGAGGCCGTCGAGCGCTGGCAACGGATGCGCGGGCGCTGGGCTGAACTGCATACAGGGCACTGTTTATTGCCCGCATCGCTGGCGCTTTCAAGAAATGGTTCAGCGGCTGAGATGCAGCGCACGTGTGTCACGACCCGTGTGCTGTTTGCCAATCTCACGGATGCGGAAGTGAAGGCGTACGTCGCTTCCGGAGAGCCGTTGCAGTGTGCTGGTGGTTTTGCGCTCGAAGGACGCGGTGGCTGCTGTGTGGAGCAACTCGATGGGTGTTATTCGAATGTGATCGGCCTGAGTTTGCCGCTGCTTCGACGCTGGCTGGCACTCTCCTGA
- the psbC gene encoding photosystem II reaction center protein CP43, which produces METPFNSGLIATGGKDLDSTGFAWWAGNARLINLSGRLLGAHVAHAGLMVFWAGAMMLFEVSHFTFDKPMYEQGLILFPHVATLGYGVGPGGEVTNLYPFFVVGVLHLISSAVLGFGGLYHALRGPEILENYSTFFSQDWRDKNQMTNIIGYHLILLGVGCLLLVFKAMFFGGVYDTWAPGGGDVRLITNPTLDPGVIFGYLFRAPFGGEGWIIGVNSMEDIIGGHIWLGLTCIFGGIWHVITKPFGWVRRAFIWNGEAYLSYSLGALSFMSFIASAYIWFNNTAYPSEFYGPTNAESSQAQSFTFLVRDQRMGANIGSAMGPTGLGKYLMRSPTGEIIFGGETMRFWDFRGPWLEPLRGPNGLSLDKLQNDIQPWQVRRAAEYMTHAPNASINSVGGIITEPNSVNFVNIRQWLAATQFILAFFFLVGHLWHAGRARAAAAGFEKGIDRQAEPTLAMPDLD; this is translated from the coding sequence GTGGAAACGCCCTTTAATTCCGGTCTTATCGCCACTGGCGGTAAAGACCTCGACTCCACCGGCTTTGCCTGGTGGGCCGGTAATGCTCGTCTCATCAACCTGTCTGGCCGACTGCTCGGTGCCCACGTGGCCCACGCTGGTCTGATGGTGTTCTGGGCTGGCGCCATGATGCTGTTCGAGGTGAGTCACTTCACCTTTGACAAGCCGATGTATGAGCAGGGCTTGATCCTGTTCCCACACGTGGCCACCCTTGGCTATGGCGTTGGCCCTGGCGGAGAGGTCACCAACCTCTACCCCTTCTTTGTTGTTGGTGTTCTGCACCTGATCAGTTCTGCCGTGCTCGGATTCGGTGGCCTGTATCACGCCCTTCGTGGTCCAGAAATTCTGGAGAACTACTCCACGTTCTTCTCCCAGGATTGGCGCGACAAGAACCAGATGACCAACATCATTGGTTATCACCTCATCCTTCTGGGTGTGGGCTGCCTGCTCCTGGTCTTCAAGGCCATGTTCTTTGGTGGCGTTTATGACACCTGGGCCCCAGGTGGTGGAGACGTTCGTTTGATCACGAACCCCACCCTTGATCCCGGTGTGATCTTCGGATACCTCTTCCGCGCACCATTTGGTGGCGAAGGCTGGATCATCGGTGTGAACTCCATGGAGGACATCATCGGTGGCCACATCTGGCTCGGTTTGACCTGCATCTTCGGTGGCATCTGGCATGTCATCACCAAGCCTTTCGGCTGGGTGCGTCGCGCCTTCATCTGGAATGGTGAGGCATACCTGAGCTACAGCCTTGGCGCTCTGAGCTTCATGAGCTTCATCGCTTCGGCCTACATCTGGTTCAACAACACCGCTTACCCCTCGGAGTTTTACGGCCCAACGAACGCCGAATCCTCCCAGGCACAAAGTTTCACCTTCCTTGTGCGTGACCAACGCATGGGAGCCAACATCGGTTCCGCCATGGGCCCAACCGGTCTTGGTAAGTACCTGATGCGTTCACCAACAGGTGAAATCATCTTCGGTGGTGAAACCATGCGTTTCTGGGACTTCCGCGGTCCTTGGTTGGAGCCCCTTCGTGGACCCAACGGCCTAAGCCTCGACAAGCTTCAGAACGATATTCAGCCTTGGCAGGTTCGCCGCGCCGCTGAATACATGACCCACGCTCCTAACGCGTCGATCAACTCTGTTGGAGGCATCATCACCGAGCCCAACTCGGTGAACTTCGTGAACATCCGTCAGTGGCTCGCCGCGACGCAGTTCATCCTTGCCTTCTTCTTCCTTGTTGGTCACCTCTGGCATGCAGGCCGCGCCCGCGCTGCTGCAGCTGGTTTCGAAAAAGGAATCGATCGTCAAGCCGAGCCCACCTTGGCTATGCCTGACCTCGACTGA
- the psbD gene encoding photosystem II D2 protein (photosystem q(a) protein) gives MTIAAGRMPQRGWFDVLDDWLKRDRFVFVGWSGILLLPTAYLSIGGWLTGTTFVTSWYTHGIASSYLEGCNFLTAAVSTPADAMGHSLLLLWGPEAQGDFVRWCQLGGLWAFVALHGAFALIGFMLRQFEIARLVGIRPYNAIAFSGPIAVFVSVFLMYPLGQSSWFFAPSFGVAAIFRFLLFLQGFHNWTLNPFHMMGVAGILGGALLCAIHGATVENTLFEDGEQSNTFKAFEPTQEEETYSMVTANRFWSQIFGIAFSNKRWLHFFMLFVPVMGLWTSSIGIIGLALNLRAYDFVSQEIRAAEDPEFETFYTKNILLNEGLRAWMAPADQPHENFVFPEEVLPRGNAL, from the coding sequence ATGACGATCGCTGCAGGTCGCATGCCGCAGCGGGGATGGTTCGACGTCCTCGATGACTGGCTCAAACGCGACCGATTTGTGTTTGTCGGCTGGTCCGGCATTCTCCTTCTTCCCACGGCCTACCTTTCGATTGGTGGCTGGTTAACGGGAACCACCTTTGTAACTTCCTGGTACACCCACGGCATTGCGTCGTCGTACCTCGAGGGTTGCAACTTTCTCACCGCTGCTGTGTCCACCCCCGCTGATGCGATGGGTCACAGCCTTCTCTTGCTCTGGGGCCCAGAAGCCCAGGGTGACTTCGTCCGCTGGTGTCAGCTCGGAGGCCTTTGGGCTTTCGTTGCTCTCCACGGCGCCTTTGCACTGATCGGCTTCATGCTGCGTCAGTTCGAAATTGCTCGTTTGGTCGGCATTCGTCCTTACAACGCCATCGCCTTCTCCGGTCCGATTGCGGTGTTCGTCAGTGTCTTCCTGATGTACCCCTTGGGACAGAGCAGCTGGTTCTTTGCACCCTCCTTTGGTGTGGCTGCAATTTTCCGCTTCCTGTTGTTCCTCCAGGGCTTCCATAACTGGACCCTGAATCCTTTCCACATGATGGGAGTGGCCGGCATTCTTGGCGGTGCACTGCTTTGCGCTATTCACGGCGCAACCGTGGAAAACACTCTTTTTGAGGATGGTGAACAGTCGAACACCTTTAAGGCGTTCGAACCCACCCAAGAAGAAGAGACCTATTCCATGGTCACCGCCAACCGTTTCTGGAGCCAAATCTTCGGAATTGCGTTCTCCAACAAGCGTTGGCTGCACTTCTTCATGCTGTTTGTGCCTGTGATGGGCCTGTGGACCAGCTCCATCGGCATCATTGGCCTTGCCCTCAACTTGCGTGCCTATGACTTCGTGTCACAGGAAATCCGCGCTGCTGAGGATCCTGAATTTGAGACCTTCTACACGAAGAACATTCTTCTGAATGAAGGCCTGCGTGCCTGGATGGCACCGGCTGACCAGCCGCACGAAAACTTCGTCTTCCCTGAAGAGGTTCTGCCCCGTGGAAACGCCCTTTAA
- a CDS encoding photosystem I assembly protein Ycf4, giving the protein MAADLLEQPVLGSRRLSNILVALMVTIGGIGFLFASLSSYLGRDLLPLGHPAGLVFVPQGLVMGLYSLAAALLATYLWAVITINVGSGSNRFDRSAGVVTISRRGFRQPISVEIPIKDIQAVKVEVRDGFNTRRRVSLRVRGRRDMPLTRVGEPLPLAQLEQDGAELARFLGVNLEGL; this is encoded by the coding sequence ATGGCCGCTGATCTGCTCGAACAACCCGTCCTCGGCTCGCGCCGGCTTTCGAACATTCTCGTGGCCTTGATGGTCACGATTGGCGGTATTGGTTTCCTGTTTGCTTCTCTCTCCAGCTATTTGGGTAGGGATCTCCTGCCCCTCGGCCATCCCGCCGGCTTGGTTTTTGTCCCTCAGGGTCTCGTCATGGGGTTGTACAGCCTCGCAGCAGCCCTGCTCGCCACGTATCTCTGGGCCGTGATCACGATCAATGTGGGCTCAGGTAGCAACCGTTTTGATCGCTCCGCCGGTGTGGTGACCATCTCGAGGCGTGGATTTCGTCAGCCGATCAGTGTTGAAATTCCCATCAAGGACATTCAGGCGGTGAAAGTTGAGGTGAGAGATGGCTTCAACACGCGTCGCCGGGTTTCGCTGCGGGTGCGTGGCAGACGGGACATGCCCCTCACCCGAGTGGGTGAACCCCTGCCTCTGGCCCAGTTGGAACAGGACGGAGCTGAGTTGGCACGTTTTTTAGGTGTGAATCTCGAAGGACTTTGA
- a CDS encoding peptidylprolyl isomerase → MKRSMMRTLLSLAVCLPLLVGCSQSTSTSTASVPSGCSQASSPCLQGKANVELTTTRGVVKLELDGDAAPVTAGNFVDLVKRGVYDGTVFHRVIREPVPFVVQGGDPASSDVSTLKSQYGQGSFIDPDSGQARFIPLELSYQNEEEPRYSRQSTNPSDLQKLKLSHDRGSLAMARSQSPDSASAQFYIALRPLPELDGRYAVFGRVTDGLDVVDAIQQDDKLIKAKLLTPGL, encoded by the coding sequence ATGAAGCGCTCAATGATGCGGACGCTCCTATCCCTTGCGGTCTGCTTGCCCCTTCTGGTGGGTTGCTCCCAGTCCACGTCCACGTCAACGGCTTCCGTTCCTTCGGGTTGCAGCCAGGCCAGTAGTCCCTGTCTTCAAGGGAAGGCCAACGTGGAGCTCACAACCACCCGCGGGGTGGTCAAGCTTGAGCTCGATGGTGACGCGGCACCTGTAACAGCCGGCAATTTTGTGGATCTTGTTAAGAGGGGTGTGTACGACGGCACTGTTTTCCATCGGGTGATTCGTGAGCCCGTGCCTTTTGTGGTTCAAGGTGGCGACCCTGCATCCAGCGACGTCAGCACCTTGAAGTCTCAATACGGCCAGGGAAGTTTTATCGATCCAGACAGTGGTCAAGCCCGCTTCATCCCCCTCGAGCTCTCCTATCAAAATGAAGAGGAGCCCCGCTACAGCCGTCAGAGCACCAATCCCAGTGATTTGCAAAAGCTCAAGCTGAGCCACGATCGAGGGTCGCTTGCCATGGCTCGCTCCCAGTCTCCCGATTCGGCAAGCGCGCAGTTCTACATCGCTTTACGACCGCTGCCTGAGCTTGATGGCCGTTATGCCGTCTTTGGTCGCGTTACCGATGGCTTGGATGTTGTCGATGCGATCCAACAGGACGACAAGTTGATAAAGGCGAAGCTCCTGACGCCAGGCCTTTGA
- the ilvN gene encoding acetolactate synthase small subunit, translating into MNHTLSVLVEDESGALSRIAGLFARRGFNIDSLAVGPAETNGQSRLTMVVEGDEHTLQQMSKQLDKLVNVLQVLDLSQIPAVERELMLMKVAAPAEQRSGILELVQVFRAKVVDVADDALTLEVVGDPGKLVALERLMAPYGILEIARTGKVALERASGVNTELLKSAISGARVPA; encoded by the coding sequence ATGAATCACACCCTGTCCGTCCTGGTGGAGGACGAATCCGGCGCACTGAGCCGCATCGCCGGCCTGTTCGCCAGACGTGGCTTCAACATCGACAGCTTGGCGGTGGGTCCTGCTGAAACGAACGGGCAATCGCGTCTCACCATGGTGGTGGAAGGCGATGAGCACACCCTTCAGCAAATGAGCAAGCAGCTCGACAAGTTGGTGAACGTGCTCCAGGTGCTCGATCTCTCGCAAATCCCTGCAGTGGAACGGGAGCTGATGCTGATGAAGGTTGCCGCACCAGCAGAACAACGCAGCGGCATTCTTGAATTGGTGCAGGTCTTCCGCGCCAAAGTGGTGGATGTGGCCGATGACGCGCTCACCCTGGAAGTGGTGGGAGATCCGGGCAAATTGGTGGCACTAGAACGCCTTATGGCTCCCTACGGCATCTTGGAAATCGCCCGAACCGGGAAGGTAGCCCTGGAACGGGCTTCAGGAGTGAACACCGAATTGCTGAAATCAGCCATCAGCGGAGCGCGTGTGCCCGCTTGA